Proteins encoded by one window of Nisaea sediminum:
- the hydA gene encoding dihydropyrimidinase: MSEYDLVVRGGTVVNASDIVKGDIGVKAGRIVALGEKLGAGAKEVDASGRLVMPGGVDSHCHIDQPSSPGGRNAETFESAPRPAACGGTTSVICFAPQQKGVGLADGVAAYHERAKSACIDYSFHIVINDPNDAVVGEDLPKLIGEGHRSIKLFMTYASNRVDDGQILRILEVARRNQALVCVHAENHDAIMFMTEKLLEAGLNGTKYHSWCKPALVEREATYRMIALAELMDQPIQIFHVTCGEAAEEIRRAQQRGLKVFAETCPQYFVLTEKDLDRDAREGAKYLCSPAPRTEAEQEALWDYVRSGTLGNVTSDHAPYNINDPDGKFWAGDNAPFSRIANGVPGLETRMPIVFHEGVVKGRLSLQDFVAVTSTNAAKLFGLHPQKGAIAVGADADIVVWDAEKKTTITQDILHHATDYTPYEGMEVTGWPAATIARGSVLWQDGKDMCEAGFGRFLAREPYDYIKPRGEFPTPFDPVAGKVME; this comes from the coding sequence ATGAGCGAATATGATCTGGTCGTCCGCGGCGGCACCGTCGTCAACGCCTCGGACATCGTGAAGGGCGATATCGGCGTGAAGGCCGGGCGCATCGTCGCCCTCGGCGAGAAGCTCGGGGCCGGTGCCAAGGAAGTGGACGCCTCCGGCCGTCTGGTGATGCCGGGCGGCGTCGACAGCCATTGCCATATCGACCAGCCCTCCAGCCCCGGCGGGCGCAACGCGGAGACTTTCGAGAGCGCGCCCCGCCCGGCGGCCTGCGGCGGCACCACCTCGGTGATCTGCTTTGCGCCGCAGCAGAAGGGCGTCGGCCTCGCCGACGGCGTCGCCGCCTATCACGAGCGGGCGAAGAGCGCCTGCATCGACTACAGCTTCCACATCGTCATCAACGATCCGAACGACGCGGTGGTCGGCGAGGATTTGCCGAAGCTGATCGGCGAGGGCCACCGTTCGATCAAGCTCTTCATGACCTATGCCAGCAATCGGGTCGATGACGGGCAGATCCTGCGCATCCTCGAGGTCGCCCGGCGCAACCAGGCGCTGGTCTGCGTCCATGCCGAGAACCACGACGCGATCATGTTCATGACCGAGAAGCTGCTCGAGGCGGGTCTGAACGGCACCAAGTATCATTCCTGGTGCAAGCCGGCGCTGGTCGAGCGCGAGGCGACCTACCGGATGATCGCGCTGGCCGAACTGATGGACCAGCCGATCCAGATCTTCCACGTCACCTGCGGCGAGGCGGCGGAGGAAATCCGCCGGGCGCAGCAGCGCGGCCTCAAGGTCTTCGCCGAGACCTGCCCGCAATATTTCGTCCTGACCGAGAAGGATCTCGACCGCGACGCGCGGGAAGGGGCGAAGTATCTCTGCTCGCCCGCGCCGCGCACCGAGGCGGAGCAGGAAGCGCTCTGGGACTATGTCAGGTCCGGCACGCTCGGCAACGTCACCTCGGACCACGCGCCCTACAACATCAACGATCCGGACGGCAAGTTCTGGGCCGGTGACAACGCGCCCTTCAGCCGCATCGCCAACGGCGTGCCGGGTCTCGAGACCCGCATGCCGATCGTCTTCCACGAGGGCGTGGTGAAGGGCCGTCTGAGCCTCCAGGACTTCGTCGCCGTGACCTCGACCAACGCGGCGAAGCTCTTCGGCCTGCATCCGCAGAAAGGTGCGATCGCGGTCGGCGCCGATGCCGATATCGTGGTCTGGGACGCGGAGAAGAAGACCACGATCACCCAGGACATCCTGCACCACGCGACCGACTACACGCCCTACGAGGGCATGGAAGTCACCGGCTGGCCGGCGGCGACCATCGCCCGCGGCTCGGTGCTCTGGCAGGACGGCAAGGACATGTGCGAGGCGGGATTCGGCCGCTTCCTTGCGCGGGAACCGTACGACTACATCAAGCCGCGCGGGGAGTTCCCGACACCGTTTGATCCGGTCGCCGGAAAGGTTATGGAATAG
- a CDS encoding amidohydrolase family protein gives MSKTTLIKNAAWVIGWQAGENGGSAGHRFFHDADVAFRDGTLIHVGPGFEGTADETVDGSRMMVMPGFVSIHNHPTSEPGNKGLNEELGSPKLGQSGLYEYMPVFRILPEAAPYTTRYAIHEMLKSGVTTFADLSGARDTWVEDVAETGIRAVLCPMYRDAVWSTKNGHSVVYDWDTKAGEKAMERAIEIIEEADRHPSGRISGMMGPSQIDTCTPELIKASHEEAKRRGIKMQIHAAQSVVEFNEMTHRHGLTPLEWLDSLGVLDETTIIGHCIFLNDHPWLHWPQADDFNLLVKSGANVAHCPTVFWRRGIALNHVGRYVKAGIPLGLGTDTFPHNFIHELEVAMIVGRIMSGDYNNATTEEIFDAGTIGGAKTLGRDDIGRLEVGCKADLVMVDLDHAYMQPVRDPLRSLLYSAGDRAVKHVYVDGKRVVDNGEVVTIDVAEAAAKMTEYQKITMSTVRQRDWAQRPIETLSPMSYPDAH, from the coding sequence ATGTCGAAGACCACATTGATCAAGAACGCGGCCTGGGTCATCGGTTGGCAGGCCGGAGAGAACGGCGGCTCGGCCGGGCACCGCTTCTTCCACGATGCCGACGTCGCCTTCCGGGACGGCACGCTGATCCATGTCGGCCCCGGTTTCGAAGGCACGGCGGACGAAACCGTCGACGGCAGCCGGATGATGGTGATGCCGGGCTTCGTCTCGATCCACAACCACCCGACCTCGGAACCCGGCAACAAGGGGCTGAACGAAGAACTGGGTAGTCCGAAGCTCGGCCAGAGCGGTCTTTACGAATACATGCCGGTCTTCCGCATTCTCCCGGAGGCTGCGCCCTATACGACCCGCTACGCCATCCACGAGATGCTGAAGAGCGGCGTCACCACCTTCGCCGATCTCTCCGGCGCCCGCGATACCTGGGTCGAGGACGTGGCCGAGACCGGCATCCGCGCCGTGCTCTGCCCGATGTACCGGGACGCCGTCTGGTCGACCAAGAACGGCCATTCGGTGGTCTATGACTGGGACACGAAGGCGGGCGAGAAGGCGATGGAGCGCGCCATCGAGATCATCGAGGAAGCGGACAGGCATCCGTCCGGCCGGATCTCCGGCATGATGGGCCCGTCGCAGATCGATACCTGCACGCCCGAGCTGATCAAGGCCTCGCACGAGGAAGCGAAGCGGCGCGGCATCAAGATGCAGATCCATGCGGCGCAGAGCGTGGTCGAGTTCAACGAGATGACCCATCGCCACGGTCTGACGCCGCTCGAATGGCTCGACAGTCTCGGCGTGCTCGACGAGACCACGATCATCGGCCATTGCATCTTCCTCAATGACCATCCCTGGCTGCACTGGCCGCAGGCGGACGACTTCAATCTGCTGGTGAAGTCCGGCGCCAATGTCGCGCATTGCCCGACCGTTTTCTGGCGCCGCGGCATCGCGCTCAACCATGTCGGCCGCTACGTGAAAGCGGGCATCCCGCTCGGCCTCGGCACCGACACCTTCCCGCACAATTTCATTCACGAGCTCGAAGTCGCGATGATCGTCGGCCGCATCATGTCGGGCGACTACAACAACGCGACGACCGAGGAGATCTTCGACGCCGGGACGATCGGCGGCGCCAAGACCCTCGGCCGCGACGATATCGGCCGGCTCGAGGTCGGCTGCAAGGCGGACCTCGTGATGGTCGACCTCGACCATGCCTACATGCAGCCGGTGCGCGATCCGCTGCGCAGCCTGCTCTATTCCGCCGGTGACCGCGCGGTGAAACATGTCTATGTCGACGGAAAGCGCGTCGTCGATAACGGAGAGGTCGTCACCATCGACGTCGCGGAAGCGGCGGCGAAGATGACCGAGTACCAGAAGATCACCATGTCGACCGTGCGCCAGCGCGACTGGGCCCAGCGCCCGATCGAGACGCTGTCGCCGATGAGCTATCCTGACGCGCACTGA
- a CDS encoding amidohydrolase, producing MVTAKADLVLRGGNVFLGRGAGFAESVAIWGGKVIAHGSDAELDGLVGDGTRVVDLNGRLAAPGLNDAHQHLLMVGLGLSEVDCKKDTQLQALLAKIKARADKAKPGEWIFGRGYDHFELDAKRHPFREELDQVAPNNPVYVKRTCGHMGVANSAALTLAGIDESTPQPEGGHIENQNGKLTGLLQERAQEKITAVLSDHTIDALAEGVRAGQRHNLSLGFTSVTDPGVGLRQGYDEWLAYQQLKRQGGFGLRMHLMPLAGASGWPDRAIDLGLMTGDGDEWLRVGPMKLFTDGSAGGKTAAMFKPYLNEPENLGIMIYEDRQLFDYVKDYHDRGYQVAAHAIGDRAIEQILTAYELAIGNDVESQGNRRHRIEHCGFLSPEQLARMKRIGVLPAPQAIFMYEFGDLYVDVLGEELAAKAYPLRSFLDAGVHPSASSDAPVSSTNPFQNIYSMITRKTKRGTVLGADERVSLEEALHCYSYCGAYGSFEEDIKGTLAPGQLGDVTVFDRDLFSIEPEEILEANADLTIVGGDIMHDRLGEAA from the coding sequence ATGGTTACGGCGAAGGCGGATCTGGTATTGCGCGGGGGCAATGTGTTTCTCGGCCGCGGTGCCGGATTTGCCGAATCGGTGGCGATCTGGGGCGGCAAGGTTATCGCGCACGGTTCCGATGCCGAGCTGGACGGGTTGGTCGGCGATGGAACTAGGGTCGTTGATCTGAACGGCCGTCTCGCGGCCCCGGGATTGAACGACGCACACCAGCATCTGCTCATGGTCGGTCTCGGCCTCTCCGAAGTGGATTGCAAGAAAGACACGCAGCTCCAGGCGCTGCTCGCCAAGATCAAGGCGCGCGCGGACAAGGCGAAACCCGGAGAGTGGATCTTCGGCCGCGGCTACGATCATTTCGAGCTCGATGCCAAGCGTCATCCGTTCCGGGAGGAACTGGACCAGGTCGCGCCGAACAACCCGGTCTATGTGAAGCGGACCTGCGGCCATATGGGCGTCGCCAACAGTGCCGCGCTGACCCTCGCCGGGATCGACGAGTCCACGCCGCAGCCCGAGGGCGGCCATATCGAGAACCAGAACGGCAAACTGACCGGTCTGCTGCAGGAGCGGGCGCAGGAGAAGATCACCGCCGTGCTGAGCGATCACACGATCGACGCGCTGGCCGAGGGCGTGCGTGCCGGCCAACGGCACAATCTTTCCCTAGGTTTTACCAGCGTCACCGATCCGGGCGTCGGGCTGCGCCAGGGTTATGACGAGTGGCTCGCCTATCAGCAACTGAAACGCCAGGGCGGCTTCGGTCTGCGCATGCATCTGATGCCGCTTGCCGGTGCTAGCGGCTGGCCCGACCGGGCGATTGATCTCGGCCTGATGACCGGGGACGGGGACGAGTGGCTCCGCGTCGGTCCGATGAAGCTCTTCACGGACGGCAGCGCTGGCGGCAAGACCGCGGCGATGTTCAAACCCTATCTGAACGAGCCGGAAAATCTCGGGATCATGATCTACGAGGACCGGCAGCTCTTCGACTATGTGAAGGACTATCACGACCGCGGCTACCAGGTGGCGGCTCATGCCATCGGCGACCGCGCGATCGAGCAGATCCTGACCGCCTACGAGCTGGCGATCGGCAACGATGTCGAGAGCCAGGGCAACCGCCGGCACCGGATCGAGCATTGCGGCTTCCTGTCACCGGAGCAGCTCGCCCGCATGAAGCGGATCGGCGTGCTGCCGGCCCCGCAGGCGATCTTCATGTACGAGTTCGGCGATCTCTATGTCGACGTGCTGGGGGAGGAGCTCGCGGCCAAGGCCTATCCGCTGCGCTCCTTCCTCGACGCGGGCGTCCATCCCTCGGCGAGTTCGGATGCGCCGGTCTCCTCGACCAATCCGTTCCAGAACATCTATTCGATGATCACCCGCAAGACCAAGCGCGGCACGGTGCTCGGCGCGGACGAGCGGGTCAGCCTTGAAGAGGCGCTGCATTGCTACAGTTATTGCGGTGCCTACGGCTCCTTCGAGGAGGACATCAAGGGGACGCTGGCGCCGGGACAGCTCGGCGACGTCACCGTATTCGACCGCGATCTCTTCTCGATCGAGCCGGAAGAGATCCTCGAGGCCAACGCCGATCTCACCATCGTCGGCGGGGACATCATGCACGACCGCCTGGGCGAGGCGGCCTGA